In Dromiciops gliroides isolate mDroGli1 chromosome 5, mDroGli1.pri, whole genome shotgun sequence, the following are encoded in one genomic region:
- the GSG1 gene encoding germ cell-specific gene 1 protein, producing the protein MDFLKLLALHHHTIVAVILNILALCLSTTSFLGSYWCVGTQKVPKPLCGKSLATKCIGMLAPLDGGSNNASSQEVVNYSWETGDDRFSFRYFHAGMWLSCEENVESPGEKCRSFIELTPPVERGILWFSLGSEIVYISLLSISLLLLLLEVFFPGNPGCGLKLNAFAAMSSVLSGLLGMVAHMMYTQVFQATVNLGPEDWRPHTWDYGWAFYMAWVSFTCCMMSAVTTLNTYTKMVLEFKCSHYKSFKESLSHSSSIHYQCLLLQQQQQQQRQQQQQQQALSTTNSRDQLSSYYQDQNQAVHSVSVGVDFCSELQEKVLSQKPRMELSEVLESLAEEEQC; encoded by the exons ATGGATTTCTTGAAGCTCCTGGCCCTTCACCACCATACTATTGTAGCAGTTATCCTCAACATACTGGCACTCTGCCTTTCTACCACATCCTTCCTTGGCAGCTACTGGTGTGTGGGCACTCAGAAAGTTCCCAAGCCTTTGTGTGGGAAGAGTCTGGCCACCAAGTGTATTGGCATGCTAGCGCCCTTGGATGGGGGTAGTAACAACGCATCGAGCCAGGAGGTGGTAAACTACAGCTGGGAGACAGGGGATGACCGCTTCTCCTTTCGCTATTTTCATGCTGGCATGTGGCTCTCTTGTGAGGAAAATGTTGAAAGTCCAG GGGAGAAGTGCCGCAGTTTCATTGAACTCACACCACCAGTAGAAAGAG GAATACTTTGGTTTTCCCTGGGGTCAGAGATTGTCTACATCAGTCTGCTATCCATCAGCCTCCTCCTACTGCTACTGGAAGTTTTCTTCCCTGGGAACCCTGGCTGTGGACTTAAGCTTAATGCCTTTGCTGCTATGTCCTCAGTCTTATCAG GCCTTTTGGGGATGGTGGCACACATGATGTACACACAAGTTTTCCAGGCAACTGTCAACTTGGGACCAGAAGACTGGAGGCCACATACTTGGGATTATGGCTGGGCCTTCTA CATGGCCTGGGTGTCTTTCACCTGTTGCATGATGTCAGCTGTCACAACCCTCAACACCTACACTAAGATGGTATTGGAATTCAAGTGTAGTCACTACAAATCTTTCAAAGAGAGCCTGAGCCACTCATCATCAATACACTACCAATGCCTTCTtctgcaacagcagcagcagcagcagaggcaacagcaacagcagcagcaggcaCTGTCTACAACTAACTCCAGGGATCAACTAAGCAGCTACTACCAGGACCAAAACCAGGCTGTCCATTCGGTCTCTGTTGGGGTTGACTTTTGCTCAGAGCTACAGGAGAAGGTGCTTTCACAAAAGCCCAGGATGGAATTGAGTGAAGTGCTTGAATCATTAGCTGAGGAGGAGCAATGTTAG